The Deltaproteobacteria bacterium genome has a segment encoding these proteins:
- the lpxA gene encoding acyl-ACP--UDP-N-acetylglucosamine O-acyltransferase encodes MPIHPTAIIDSRAELHPQADIGPYVVIDGVVQVGRGTRVLAHAVLTGWTEIGEDNVIHMGAIIGHEPQDLSYKGAQTFLKIGHRNTFREHSQIHRGTVEGSATVIGNDNYFMQNAHAAHNCQIGNSTIIAGGALLAGHVHVEDRAFVSGNCVVHQFVRIGTLAILRGLSRTSRDVPPFCIMDGTHTVRGINLVGLRRTGFSRERIRALRNAFTRLFRKRVNMKQAVAELRTETNTEDVQYLLDFIEQSKRGVCFGPKSNQAEESGEE; translated from the coding sequence ATGCCCATCCATCCCACTGCCATCATCGATTCTCGCGCAGAACTTCATCCACAAGCGGACATTGGCCCCTACGTCGTTATCGATGGCGTCGTACAAGTAGGTCGTGGTACACGGGTGCTAGCGCATGCCGTGCTAACAGGTTGGACCGAGATTGGTGAAGATAATGTCATTCATATGGGCGCGATAATTGGGCATGAGCCACAAGATCTCTCCTACAAAGGTGCTCAAACTTTTCTGAAAATCGGCCATCGCAATACGTTTCGTGAACACAGCCAGATTCATCGTGGTACCGTCGAAGGAAGTGCGACTGTCATCGGCAATGACAACTACTTCATGCAAAATGCCCATGCCGCGCATAACTGTCAGATTGGCAACAGCACTATTATTGCTGGGGGTGCATTATTAGCCGGCCATGTCCATGTAGAAGACCGCGCCTTTGTTTCCGGTAACTGTGTCGTACACCAGTTTGTTCGTATTGGCACGCTCGCCATTCTCCGCGGACTCTCACGCACCAGCCGCGATGTTCCACCGTTCTGCATTATGGACGGCACTCATACGGTGCGAGGAATCAATCTCGTCGGATTACGCCGCACTGGATTCAGTCGCGAGCGTATCCGCGCACTGCGCAACGCATTTACGCGCCTCTTTCGCAAACGAGTAAACATGAAGCAAGCTGTCGCCGAACTGCGCACCGAAACCAACACGGAAGACGTGCAGTATCTGCTCGACTTCATCGAGCAATCGAAACGCGGTGTGTGCTTTGGTCCGAAGAGTAATCAGGCAGAAGAGTCAGGCGAAGAGTAA
- a CDS encoding helix-turn-helix domain-containing protein translates to MQVSEVLTAMEVKDWTKLSLAYIRVLTARNEIPHIRIGRRVLYRAEEIEQWMKSKRSGGGENENNQ, encoded by the coding sequence ATGCAAGTTAGCGAAGTTCTCACAGCTATGGAGGTCAAAGACTGGACCAAGCTTTCGTTAGCATACATTCGCGTGTTGACAGCCAGGAATGAGATTCCGCACATCCGGATAGGTCGCCGAGTCCTCTATCGTGCTGAAGAAATCGAACAGTGGATGAAGAGCAAGCGGAGTGGAGGTGGCGAGAATGAGAATAACCAGTGA